The following coding sequences are from one Mytilus trossulus isolate FHL-02 chromosome 8, PNRI_Mtr1.1.1.hap1, whole genome shotgun sequence window:
- the LOC134681752 gene encoding fumarylacetoacetate hydrolase domain-containing protein 1-like: MSSSRSLNLFYQFGKKIIGIGMNYRNVAKELGAPIPNKPLIFLKPTTTYITEGQDIRFPPNCKEMLYEIEFGVVIGKRGFNISRSEADSYIGGYCVTLDMTSKDHWLEANKNGHPWALSKAFDTSTPIGRFIEKSQVSDPTNVQLWLNLNGKQRQYENTGDMIFPVDYLIEYVTQYMSVEEGDLIITGTPPGFDTVHKGDVIEAGFKNIDSIKFNVSKS; encoded by the exons ATGTCTTCGTCAAGGAGTTTAAATCTGTTTTATCAGTTTGGTAAAAAGATTATTGGAATTGGAATGAATTATAG gaatGTTGCAAAGGAACTGGGAGCGCCGATTCCGAATAAACCACTGATCTTTCTTAAGCCTACAACAACATATATCACAGAGGGACAAGATATACGG tttcccCCAAACTGCAAAGAAATGTTGTATGAAATAGAATTCGGCGTGGTGATTGGTAAGAGAGGATTTAATATCTCCCGTTCAGAGGCTGATTCCTATATAGGTGGATACTGTGTCACACTAGATATGACATCCAAAGACCATTGGTTGGAAGCAAATAAAAACGGACATCCATGGGCATTGTCGAAAGCTTTTGATACATCAACTCCTATTGGACGATTTATAGAAAAATCCCAAGTTTCTGATCCAACAAATGTTCAGCTTTGGTTGAATCTTAACGGGAAACAACGTCAGTACGAGAATACCGGAGATATGATTTTCCCTGTTGACTATCTGATAGAATATGTAACTCAGTATATGTCTGTTGAGGAAGGAGATCTCATCATTACTGGAACCCCTCCAGGGTTTGATACAGTCCATAAGGGCGATGTTATCGAAGCAGGATTTAAAAACATAGATAGTATTAAATTTAATGTGTCTAAAAGTTAA
- the LOC134681751 gene encoding uncharacterized protein LOC134681751, giving the protein MTILSSAKNKTSKMSRFGQDDPIAFRKENFKSKKTGQQTHFAVKVLSDFIVERGMEIDILEATKDEIANLLQDFYANIRNKSQEYYKKNTLLAIRQSINRYLKENDRFFDIITDPEFTRANDNFTSLLRKTGEEGKGTVTHHEAISLEDLRMLYEHPLVFNTSTPQGLLNKTIFETILYFCRRGQENLSQLKVDEFKVDSDQKGQMFVRKLTTELTKNHQGTTNEPEGSGGMMYATGTDRCPVKSFVKYLKKHNNASNRLFLHPKNSFSEQDDMWSRNEPIGQNTIKVFMKNLSKSAKLSREYTIHCIRSTCITLLDYSGFQSRHIKTISGHRNEASLSSYCYDTSDKKKKSMSDALSKCTYGTLQQTESRSVTISLSQEKTVSTFTSDENEQPIPLPVIETVSAVRNSKRQVETAPYDPDIIDFLGLPDDVLVDYCQSVENSDHQISAPKQMKMMPLMNISNCTVNINYYNN; this is encoded by the exons ATGACTATACTGTCGTctgcaaaaaacaaaacaagcaagATGTCGCGGTTTGGTCAAGACGACCCTATAGCATTTAGAAAAGAGAACTTTAAGTCCAAGAAAACTGGTCAACAAACACATTTTGCTGTTAAAGTTTTGTCAGATTTCATTGTTGAAAGAGGTatggaaattgacattttggaAGCCACAAAAGATGAAATCGCAAatttattgcaagatttttatGCCAACATCCGAAATAAAAGTCAAGAATATTACAAGAAAAATACTCTTCTAGCCATACGACAGAGCATAAATAGATATCTGAAGGAGAACGACAGGTTTTTTGACATCATAACCGACCCCGAATTTACCAGAGCAAACGACAACTTTACTTCCCTACTCAGGAAAACGGGAGAAGAGGGAAAAGGAACTGTCACCCACCATGAGGCTATCTCACTAGAGGATTTGAGAATGCTTTATGAACACCCACTAGTTTTTAACACGTCAACTCCTCAGGGCCTCctaaataaaactatatttgAGACAATCTTATATTTCTGCAGAAGGGGTCAGGAAAATCTCTCACAATTGAAGGTTGATGAATTTAAAGTTGACTCGGATCAAAAAGGGCAGATGTTTGTCCGTAAACTTACAACAGAACTAACAAAAAACCACCAAGGTACTACAAATGAGCCAGAAGGTTCAGGGGGAATGATGTATGCTACTGGCACAGATAGATGTCCTGTTAAGTCTTTTGTTAAATATCTAAAGAAACACAATAATGCAAGCAATAGATTATTCTTGCATCCAAAGAATTCATTCAGTGAACAAGATGATATGTGGTCCAGAAATGAACCAATTGGACAGAACACCATAAAAGTGTTTATGAAGAATTTGTCGAAGTCCGCAAAATTATCTAGAGAATACACCATCCACTGTATCCGGTCAACATGCATAACCTTGCTGGACTATAGTGGCTTCCAATCCCGTCACATCAAGACTATCAGTGGACACAGAAATGAGGCATCTTTATCAAGCTATTGTTATGATACTTCAG ataaaaagaaaaagagtatgTCTGATGCATTAAGTAAATGTACCTATGGAACATTACAACAGACAGAAAGTAGGAGTGTAACTA tTAGCTTGTCCCAGGAAAAGACTGTTTCTACCTTCACGTCGGATGAGAATGAACAGCCAATACCTCTACCAGTAATAGAGACTGTTTCTGCTGTTAGAAATAGTAAGAGACAAg tTGAAACTGCACCATATGATCCAGATATCATTGACTTTTTGGGACTACCTGATGATGTTTTGGTGGACTATTGTCAATCAGTCGAGAATTCTGACCACCAAATTAGTGCCCCAAAGCAAATGAAGATGATGCCATTgatgaatatttcaaattgtactGTTAATATCAACTATTACAATAATTGA